One Pantoea trifolii DNA segment encodes these proteins:
- the djlA gene encoding co-chaperone DjlA gives MRYWGKVIGLALGIFSGAGFWGIVLGLIIGHMFDKVRSVKGQGYFANNQARQTLFFSTTFQVMGHLTKSKGRVTEADIQIASLFMDRMQLHGDARTAAQRAFREGKQSDYPLRSKLRELRSACFGRFDLIRMFLEIQIQAAFADGSLHPNERQVLYVIAEELGISRAQFDQFLRMMEGGQQFGGGGSSRGGAYQQAQRGPTLEDACSVLGVKSSDDGTTIKRAYRKLMSEHHPDKLVAKGLPPEMMEMAKQKAQEIQAAYDLIRKEKGFK, from the coding sequence ATGCGCTACTGGGGAAAAGTAATTGGTCTGGCGCTCGGGATATTTTCCGGGGCAGGCTTTTGGGGCATTGTACTGGGTCTGATCATTGGTCACATGTTTGACAAAGTGCGCAGCGTAAAAGGACAGGGCTACTTCGCCAATAACCAGGCGCGCCAAACGCTGTTTTTCAGTACCACCTTCCAGGTGATGGGCCATTTGACCAAGTCAAAAGGGCGCGTCACCGAAGCGGATATCCAGATTGCTTCCTTATTTATGGATCGTATGCAGCTGCATGGCGATGCACGCACTGCTGCGCAACGTGCGTTCCGTGAAGGCAAGCAGAGCGACTATCCGCTGCGTAGTAAATTGCGCGAACTGCGCAGCGCCTGCTTTGGCCGATTTGATCTGATTCGGATGTTTCTGGAAATCCAAATCCAGGCCGCCTTTGCCGATGGTTCACTGCATCCCAACGAACGTCAGGTGTTGTATGTGATCGCCGAAGAGCTCGGCATTTCACGCGCGCAGTTCGATCAATTCCTGCGCATGATGGAAGGCGGTCAGCAATTTGGCGGCGGCGGTTCTTCACGTGGCGGCGCCTATCAGCAGGCGCAACGCGGTCCAACGCTGGAAGATGCCTGCAGCGTGTTGGGCGTGAAAAGCAGCGATGATGGTACCACCATCAAGCGCGCATACCGCAAGTTGATGAGCGAGCATCACCCTGACAAGCTGGTAGCGAAAGGTTTACCGCCGGAGATGATGGAGATGGCGAAGCAAAAAGCGCAGGAGATTCAGGCGGCTTACGATTTGATTCGTAAGGAGAAGGGGTTTAAGTAA
- the surA gene encoding peptidylprolyl isomerase SurA, with product MKNWRMLILGVAITANTAFAAPQVVDKVAAVVNNGVVLESDVDNMMRTVKSQAQQANQQLPDDKTLRHQILERQVMDAIILQMGERAGVQINDQQLDQAIQNIAAQNRMSLDQLRSRLAYDGMNYNVYRAQIRKEMTIAEVRNNEVRRRVTILPQEVDTLASQVGAQNTQGTELNISQILLPLSENPTQQQVDDQETLARQLVAQLKGGADFGKLAVTYSADPQALKGGNMGWGKIEELPTLFSQALSTAKKGDIVGPIRSGVGFHILKVNDLRGESKSISVTEVHARHILLKPSPILTDAQAQAKIEQIAADIKSGKTTFAAAAKEFSDDPGSANQGGDLGWASPEIYDPAFRDALLKLQKGQVSQPVHSSFGWHLIQLMDTRQVDKTDAAQKERAYRMLFNRKFAEEAQTWMQEQRASAYVKILDNNGQ from the coding sequence ATGAAGAACTGGAGAATGCTGATTCTTGGTGTAGCGATTACCGCTAACACTGCGTTCGCAGCCCCACAAGTGGTTGATAAAGTTGCCGCTGTCGTGAACAACGGCGTGGTACTGGAAAGTGACGTTGATAACATGATGCGCACCGTGAAATCACAGGCGCAGCAGGCAAACCAGCAACTCCCGGATGACAAAACCTTGCGTCATCAAATCCTTGAACGCCAGGTCATGGATGCCATCATTCTGCAAATGGGTGAAAGAGCGGGCGTGCAGATTAACGATCAGCAACTGGATCAGGCGATTCAGAACATTGCCGCACAAAACCGCATGAGCCTCGACCAGCTGCGTAGCCGTTTGGCCTACGACGGTATGAACTACAACGTCTACCGTGCACAGATCCGTAAAGAGATGACGATTGCCGAGGTGCGTAACAACGAAGTGCGTCGCCGCGTCACTATCCTGCCGCAGGAAGTGGATACGTTGGCTTCGCAGGTCGGCGCGCAGAACACGCAAGGTACTGAACTGAATATCAGCCAGATTTTGCTGCCGCTGTCAGAAAACCCGACGCAGCAGCAGGTTGACGACCAGGAAACGCTGGCTCGCCAACTGGTTGCTCAGCTGAAAGGCGGCGCCGATTTCGGCAAGCTGGCAGTAACTTACTCGGCCGATCCGCAGGCGCTGAAAGGCGGCAACATGGGCTGGGGCAAAATCGAAGAGTTGCCAACGCTGTTCTCGCAGGCGCTGAGCACCGCGAAGAAAGGCGATATCGTCGGTCCAATCCGTTCAGGTGTCGGCTTCCACATCCTGAAGGTGAACGACCTGCGCGGCGAAAGCAAAAGCATCTCTGTAACGGAAGTGCATGCGCGTCACATTCTGCTGAAGCCGTCACCGATCCTGACTGACGCGCAGGCGCAGGCGAAGATCGAACAGATCGCGGCCGACATTAAAAGTGGTAAAACCACTTTCGCAGCAGCGGCCAAAGAGTTCTCAGACGATCCGGGTTCGGCGAACCAGGGTGGCGATCTTGGCTGGGCATCTCCGGAGATTTACGATCCGGCATTCCGCGATGCCTTGCTGAAGCTACAGAAAGGCCAGGTTAGCCAGCCGGTTCACTCTTCCTTTGGCTGGCACTTGATTCAGTTGATGGATACGCGCCAGGTTGATAAGACCGACGCCGCGCAGAAAGAGCGCGCCTATCGCATGCTGTTTAATCGTAAATTCGCGGAAGAAGCGCAAACCTGGATGCAGGAACAGCGCGCCAGTGCTTACGTGAAGATTCTCGATAACAATGGTCAGTAA
- the rsmA gene encoding 16S rRNA (adenine(1518)-N(6)/adenine(1519)-N(6))-dimethyltransferase RsmA: MNNRVHQGHYARKRFGQNFLNDQYIIDSIVSAIHPQKGEAIVEIGPGLGALTEPVGERLDELTVVELDRDLAARLQTHPFLGPKLTIFQQDAMTFDFSALAQEKGQPLRVFGNLPYNISTPLMFHLFSYTGSIKDMHFMLQKEVVNRLVAGPGSKAYGRLSVMAQYYCQVIPVLEVPPESFTPAPKVESAVVRLVPYMQPQHPVSDIRLLSRITTEAFGKRRKTLRNSLAHMFAAGALDQLEIDASLRAENVSVAQYCQLANWLSKHQAETPES, encoded by the coding sequence ATGAATAATCGCGTCCATCAGGGGCATTACGCCCGTAAACGTTTCGGGCAGAACTTCCTGAACGATCAGTACATTATCGATAGCATTGTCTCCGCCATTCACCCGCAAAAAGGTGAAGCTATCGTGGAAATCGGCCCCGGCCTTGGCGCATTAACTGAGCCGGTAGGCGAACGTCTGGATGAGTTGACCGTAGTCGAGCTGGACCGCGACCTTGCCGCGCGTCTGCAAACGCACCCGTTCCTCGGTCCAAAGCTGACCATTTTCCAGCAGGATGCGATGACCTTTGATTTCTCTGCGCTGGCGCAAGAGAAAGGCCAGCCGCTGCGCGTGTTCGGCAACCTGCCGTACAACATCTCGACGCCGCTGATGTTCCACCTTTTCAGCTATACTGGTTCGATTAAAGATATGCACTTCATGCTGCAGAAAGAAGTGGTGAATCGTTTAGTCGCCGGTCCGGGCAGCAAAGCTTACGGTCGTTTGAGCGTGATGGCGCAGTACTATTGCCAGGTGATTCCTGTGCTCGAAGTACCACCAGAATCGTTCACGCCGGCACCGAAAGTGGAATCGGCCGTGGTGCGTTTAGTGCCGTATATGCAACCGCAGCATCCGGTTAGCGATATTCGTCTGCTGAGCCGCATTACCACCGAAGCCTTTGGTAAACGCCGTAAAACGCTGCGCAACAGCCTGGCTCATATGTTTGCGGCTGGTGCGCTGGATCAATTAGAAATCGATGCCTCGCTGCGTGCAGAGAACGTCTCTGTGGCGCAATATTGCCAACTGGCAAACTGGTTGAGCAAGCATCAGGCTGAAACTCCGGAGAGTTGA
- the rluA gene encoding bifunctional tRNA pseudouridine(32) synthase/23S rRNA pseudouridine(746) synthase RluA, whose protein sequence is MLMEAYNPPLEPWLHILYQDEHIMVVNKPSGLLSVPGRLEEHKDSVMTRIQRDFPQAESVHRLDMATSGVIVVALNKAAERELKRQFREREPSKYYVARVWGHPAAEEGLIDLPLICDWPNRPKQMVCFENGKAAQTEYQVLEYEATNSARVKLKPITGRSHQLRVHLLALGHPILGDRFYAHEVALAMAPRLQLHAESLTITHPAFGNSMTFRQPAEF, encoded by the coding sequence ATGCTGATGGAAGCTTACAACCCGCCGCTCGAACCCTGGCTGCATATTCTGTATCAGGACGAGCACATTATGGTGGTGAATAAACCGAGCGGGTTGCTGTCGGTGCCGGGCCGTCTGGAGGAGCACAAGGATAGCGTGATGACGCGTATCCAGCGTGATTTCCCGCAGGCGGAATCGGTGCATCGTCTTGATATGGCCACCAGCGGCGTGATCGTCGTGGCCCTGAATAAAGCGGCTGAGCGTGAGCTCAAGCGCCAGTTCCGTGAACGCGAGCCCTCTAAATACTATGTGGCCCGCGTGTGGGGCCATCCAGCGGCAGAAGAGGGTTTAATCGATCTGCCGCTGATTTGCGACTGGCCGAATCGGCCTAAGCAGATGGTGTGTTTTGAGAACGGCAAAGCGGCGCAAACCGAGTATCAGGTGCTGGAGTATGAAGCGACGAACAGTGCGCGCGTCAAGCTCAAGCCCATTACCGGACGTTCACACCAGCTGCGCGTGCATCTGCTGGCGCTGGGGCATCCGATTCTTGGCGACCGCTTTTATGCGCATGAAGTGGCGCTGGCGATGGCGCCGCGTTTGCAGCTGCATGCGGAGTCGCTGACGATCACACATCCGGCGTTTGGCAACAGCATGACGTTCAGGCAGCCGGCGGAATTTTAG
- the lptD gene encoding LPS assembly protein LptD — protein sequence MKKRIPTLLATMIGAALYSQSSLADDLMSQCMLGVPSYNRPLVNGDANSLPVTIHSDSAKGNYPNDAVFTGNVDVQQGNSRLRADEMQLHQRQQDGQTTPVRTVDALGNVHYDDNQVILKGPKAWSNLNTKDTNVWNGDYQMVGRQGRGDADQMKLRGNNRYTILENGSFTSCLPGSNSWSVVGSEVIQDREEEVAEIWNARFKLGNVPVFYSPYLQLPIGDRRRSGFLIPNAKYGSNNGFEFMLPYYWNIAPQADATITPHYMEKRGLQLQNEFRYLTVFGAGLMELDYLPSDKQYNKDKSARPLVSNDSSDDRWLFYWRHAGVYEQHWRFSADYTKVSDPYYFNDLDSKYYSSTDGYATQKFSLGYADTNWDATLSTKDFQVFGSTSNRNIYRAMPQLDLNFYQNDMGPFDGRIFAQAVKFTNVDSRMPEATRLHVEPTLDLPLSNGWASLDTEAKFLATHYQQDDVDYYNTSVNRTGDNQLRNSVNRTLPQFKVDGRLVFDRDMDWQQGYTQTLEPRVQYLYVPYRNQSDIYPYDSTLLQTDYTGLFRDRTYSGLDRIASANEVATGVTTRIYDNDLVERFNVSVGQIYSFTPSRTGVNQTNKEDDTGSLVWAGDTYWKISDRWGARGGLQYDTRLDNVAQGNAVLEYRQDADRMVQLSYRYSSPEYVAQALNNSSLVTNPIYKNGISQVGGTASWPIADAWSLVGGYYYDTRNSRPAEQLVGLQYSSCCYAIRLGYERKINGWENNDSKYDNQISFNIELRGLSSNYGLGTNEMLRQGIIPYQRAF from the coding sequence ATGAAAAAACGTATACCTACCTTGCTGGCTACCATGATTGGTGCAGCGCTTTATAGCCAGTCATCACTCGCCGACGATCTGATGTCGCAGTGCATGCTGGGCGTGCCGAGTTACAACCGCCCGCTGGTCAATGGCGACGCCAACTCGCTGCCGGTCACCATCCATTCTGATTCGGCTAAAGGCAACTATCCGAATGATGCGGTGTTCACCGGTAATGTCGACGTGCAGCAGGGCAACAGCCGCCTGCGCGCCGACGAAATGCAGTTACATCAGCGTCAGCAAGATGGCCAAACGACGCCGGTCCGTACCGTGGATGCGCTGGGTAATGTGCACTATGACGACAATCAGGTCATCCTTAAAGGTCCCAAAGCCTGGTCAAATCTGAACACCAAAGACACTAACGTGTGGAACGGTGATTATCAGATGGTTGGCCGCCAGGGCCGCGGCGATGCCGATCAGATGAAGCTGCGCGGTAATAATCGCTACACGATTCTGGAAAACGGCAGCTTTACCTCCTGTTTGCCGGGGTCCAACAGCTGGAGCGTGGTCGGCTCCGAAGTGATTCAGGACCGCGAAGAAGAAGTCGCAGAAATCTGGAACGCCCGCTTTAAGCTCGGCAATGTGCCGGTATTCTACAGCCCTTATCTTCAGTTACCGATTGGCGATCGTCGCCGCTCGGGCTTCCTGATCCCGAATGCGAAATACGGCAGTAATAATGGCTTCGAATTCATGCTGCCGTATTACTGGAACATCGCGCCGCAGGCCGATGCCACTATCACGCCGCACTATATGGAAAAGCGTGGTCTGCAGTTGCAGAACGAATTCCGCTATTTAACGGTGTTTGGTGCGGGCTTGATGGAGTTGGATTATCTCCCCTCAGATAAGCAATACAACAAAGATAAAAGCGCGCGTCCTTTGGTATCGAATGATTCCAGTGATGACCGCTGGTTATTTTACTGGCGTCATGCAGGTGTATATGAACAGCATTGGCGTTTCAGCGCCGATTATACCAAGGTAAGCGACCCGTATTACTTCAACGATCTCGACTCGAAGTACTACAGCTCCACCGATGGCTATGCGACACAAAAATTCAGTCTGGGGTACGCCGACACCAATTGGGATGCAACGCTTTCAACGAAAGATTTCCAAGTCTTCGGAAGTACCAGCAACAGAAACATCTATCGTGCGATGCCACAACTCGATCTGAACTTCTATCAGAACGATATGGGGCCGTTTGATGGACGTATTTTTGCCCAGGCAGTGAAATTCACCAACGTTGATAGCCGCATGCCGGAAGCAACGCGTTTGCATGTTGAGCCAACGCTCGATCTCCCCCTGTCTAATGGTTGGGCAAGCCTGGATACCGAAGCAAAATTCCTGGCGACCCATTATCAGCAAGATGATGTTGATTACTACAACACATCGGTTAATAGAACTGGCGACAACCAACTGAGAAATTCAGTTAACCGCACCCTGCCACAATTTAAAGTGGACGGTCGCCTGGTCTTTGACCGTGATATGGATTGGCAACAAGGCTACACGCAAACGCTGGAACCGCGTGTTCAGTACCTTTATGTCCCATATCGTAACCAGAGCGATATCTATCCGTACGACTCTACGCTGCTGCAAACTGACTATACTGGCCTGTTCCGCGATCGTACCTACAGCGGTCTGGATCGTATCGCTTCGGCTAACGAAGTGGCGACTGGCGTGACCACGCGTATTTATGATAACGATCTGGTTGAACGTTTTAACGTTTCTGTGGGTCAAATCTACTCGTTTACCCCGTCTCGTACCGGTGTAAACCAGACGAACAAAGAAGATGACACTGGCAGCCTGGTTTGGGCCGGTGACACTTACTGGAAAATCAGCGATCGCTGGGGGGCGCGTGGCGGTCTGCAGTATGACACCCGCCTTGATAACGTCGCGCAAGGTAATGCCGTGCTTGAGTATCGTCAGGATGCCGATCGTATGGTGCAGCTGAGCTATCGCTACAGCAGCCCGGAATACGTGGCGCAGGCGCTGAACAACTCAAGCCTGGTGACTAACCCGATCTACAAAAACGGGATTTCACAAGTGGGCGGCACTGCCAGCTGGCCGATTGCGGACGCCTGGTCACTGGTGGGCGGTTATTACTACGATACTCGCAACAGTCGCCCGGCTGAACAGCTGGTCGGCCTGCAGTACAGCTCCTGCTGCTATGCCATTCGTCTGGGTTACGAACGCAAGATCAACGGTTGGGAAAACAACGACAGTAAGTATGACAACCAAATCTCATTCAACATTGAGCTGCGTGGTCTGAGTTCCAACTATGGCTTAGGCACTAATGAAATGCTGCGTCAGGGCATCATTCCTTACCAGCGCGCTTTCTGA
- the pdxA gene encoding 4-hydroxythreonine-4-phosphate dehydrogenase PdxA: protein MVSNYRVVITPGEPAGIGPDLTVQLAQQNWPVELVVCGDGELLRRRAALLGLPLTLRDYQPAVAQPQQAGTLTLLQVDTAKPVTAGELNVANSHYVLETLARACDGCLNGEFAALITGPVHKGVINDAGIPFTGHTEFFADRAGGDLVVMMLATEELRVALATTHLPLKDVSAAITRDTLHEVITILHRDLQQKFGLPNPHIFVCGLNPHAGESGHMGREEIDTIIPALNELRQQGIQLTGPLPADTLFQPKYLQHADAVLAMYHDQGLPVLKFQGFGRAVNITLGLPFIRTSVDHGTALELAGLGQAEPGSFITALNLAITMIKSSNE, encoded by the coding sequence ATGGTCAGTAATTATCGTGTGGTGATCACGCCCGGCGAACCCGCCGGGATTGGTCCCGACCTCACCGTTCAACTGGCGCAGCAAAACTGGCCAGTTGAATTGGTGGTCTGCGGCGACGGCGAGCTTTTGCGCCGTCGCGCTGCTTTATTGGGTTTGCCGCTGACGCTGCGTGATTATCAACCTGCAGTAGCACAACCGCAGCAGGCCGGCACGCTAACGCTGCTGCAGGTCGATACCGCTAAACCGGTGACTGCAGGTGAACTCAACGTTGCGAACAGCCACTATGTACTGGAAACGCTGGCGCGCGCCTGTGACGGCTGTCTGAACGGCGAATTTGCCGCGCTGATTACCGGTCCGGTGCATAAAGGCGTGATCAATGATGCCGGCATTCCGTTTACCGGTCATACTGAGTTTTTTGCCGATCGCGCCGGTGGCGATTTAGTAGTGATGATGCTGGCAACGGAAGAGTTGCGCGTAGCATTGGCCACCACGCATCTGCCGCTGAAAGATGTTTCTGCCGCGATTACCCGCGACACGCTGCATGAAGTTATCACCATTTTACATCGTGATCTGCAGCAGAAATTTGGTTTACCCAATCCCCATATCTTCGTCTGCGGCCTCAATCCGCACGCCGGCGAAAGCGGCCATATGGGCCGCGAAGAGATTGATACCATCATTCCGGCTCTCAACGAACTGCGCCAGCAAGGCATCCAGCTCACCGGACCTCTGCCAGCCGATACGCTGTTCCAGCCGAAATACCTGCAACATGCCGATGCGGTTCTGGCGATGTATCACGACCAGGGCTTACCGGTGCTAAAATTTCAGGGGTTTGGCCGCGCGGTGAATATCACACTTGGCCTGCCCTTTATCCGGACTTCTGTCGATCACGGCACCGCGCTTGAATTAGCCGGTCTCGGCCAGGCAGAACCGGGCAGCTTTATCACGGCGCTTAATCTCGCCATCACTATGATCAAGAGCAGTAATGAATAA
- the apaG gene encoding Co2+/Mg2+ efflux protein ApaG produces the protein MSELARVCIHVHSQYVESQSLPDEDRYVFAYTVTIRNLGRSNVQLRSRYWLITNGNGRETEVQGEGVVGEQPHIAAGGEYQYTSGAILETPMGTMQGHYVMVDDAGEEFHVEIPVFRLAVQTHIH, from the coding sequence ATGAGTGAACTGGCCCGCGTCTGTATCCATGTGCATAGTCAGTATGTGGAATCGCAATCCTTGCCCGATGAGGATCGTTACGTGTTTGCCTACACCGTCACCATTCGCAATTTAGGGCGCAGCAACGTACAGCTGCGCAGCCGCTATTGGCTGATCACTAACGGCAACGGTCGCGAGACTGAAGTGCAAGGTGAAGGCGTGGTCGGCGAACAGCCGCACATTGCGGCCGGCGGCGAGTATCAGTACACCAGCGGCGCGATTCTGGAGACGCCGATGGGCACCATGCAAGGTCACTATGTGATGGTCGATGATGCGGGCGAAGAGTTCCACGTCGAGATTCCGGTGTTCCGACTCGCGGTGCAAACCCACATTCACTAA
- the folA gene encoding type 3 dihydrofolate reductase has translation MISLIAALAADRIIGMENAMPWNLPADLAWFKRNTLNKPVIMGRLTFESIGRPLPGRLNIVVSSQPGNHEGVTWVTSLEEAVKAAGDVEEMMVIGGGRVYEQMLARADRLYLTHIDAEVEGDTQFPDYEPDEWQSTFSEFHDADEQNSHSYCFEILDRRT, from the coding sequence ATGATTAGTCTGATCGCGGCACTGGCAGCGGACCGCATTATTGGTATGGAAAACGCCATGCCATGGAACCTGCCAGCAGATTTGGCGTGGTTCAAACGTAATACCTTGAATAAGCCGGTGATTATGGGTCGTCTGACCTTTGAATCGATTGGCCGTCCGCTTCCTGGCCGCTTAAACATTGTGGTCAGCAGCCAGCCGGGCAATCACGAAGGCGTTACCTGGGTGACATCGCTGGAAGAGGCGGTAAAAGCGGCAGGTGATGTTGAAGAAATGATGGTGATTGGTGGTGGACGCGTTTACGAGCAGATGCTGGCTCGCGCGGATCGTCTTTATCTGACTCATATCGATGCGGAAGTGGAAGGGGATACGCAGTTCCCGGATTACGAGCCGGACGAGTGGCAGTCAACCTTCAGCGAATTCCACGATGCCGATGAGCAGAACTCGCACAGCTACTGCTTCGAGATCCTCGATCGCCGCACGTAG
- the apaH gene encoding bis(5'-nucleosyl)-tetraphosphatase (symmetrical) ApaH, which produces MSTYLIGDVHGCYDELRALLAQVDFDPQQDTLWLTGDLVARGPGSLDVLRYVKSLGDCVRLVLGNHDLHLLAVFAGISRNKPKDRLTPLLEADDADELINWLRRQPLLQVDEEKKLLMAHAGITPQWDLETAQLCAREVEAVLSSDSYPLFLDAMYGDMPNNWTPELSGLARLRFSTNALTRMRFCFPNGQLDMICKESPESAPPPLKPWFNVPGKIDSDYTQIFGHWASLEGKGTPEHVIGLDTGCCWGGTLTLLHWETKQYYVQASNREQAMAESAVSAHPPLSDTP; this is translated from the coding sequence ATGAGTACATACCTGATTGGCGATGTTCATGGCTGTTATGACGAGCTTCGTGCGCTATTAGCGCAGGTTGATTTCGATCCGCAGCAGGACACCTTGTGGCTTACCGGCGATTTGGTGGCGCGTGGCCCCGGCTCGCTCGATGTGCTGCGCTATGTGAAATCGCTGGGTGATTGCGTGCGTCTGGTGCTGGGTAATCACGACCTGCATTTGCTGGCGGTATTTGCCGGTATCAGCCGCAATAAACCGAAAGATCGCCTGACGCCGCTGCTGGAAGCCGATGATGCCGATGAGTTGATCAACTGGTTACGTCGTCAGCCGCTGTTGCAGGTGGATGAAGAGAAGAAACTGTTGATGGCGCATGCAGGCATTACGCCACAGTGGGATCTGGAGACAGCGCAGCTGTGCGCGCGTGAAGTGGAAGCGGTGCTTTCCAGCGACAGCTATCCGCTGTTTCTTGATGCGATGTACGGCGACATGCCAAACAACTGGACGCCGGAGCTGAGCGGCCTGGCACGACTGCGCTTTAGCACCAATGCGCTGACGCGCATGCGCTTCTGCTTCCCGAATGGCCAGCTGGATATGATCTGCAAAGAGTCGCCAGAATCGGCTCCGCCACCGCTTAAGCCGTGGTTTAACGTACCGGGCAAAATCGACAGCGACTATACGCAGATCTTTGGTCACTGGGCATCGCTGGAAGGTAAAGGCACGCCGGAACATGTGATTGGGCTGGATACTGGCTGCTGCTGGGGCGGAACATTGACGCTGCTGCATTGGGAAACCAAACAATATTACGTGCAGGCATCCAATCGAGAGCAGGCGATGGCCGAGAGCGCGGTGAGTGCGCATCCGCCGTTAAGTGATACGCCGTAA